One window of Botrimarina mediterranea genomic DNA carries:
- a CDS encoding IS630 family transposase — MRVAVAIELTDEERTKLSKYSRGHSTPVRLMKRARIVLLAADGKTNAQIAVEVGMARGPVGTWRKRFAQKRLAGIEQDAPRPGNPSANRAELTERILEATTQTEPEHATQWSTRTLAKELGVSDTRVARVWRAHGLQPHRVKTFKVSSDPHFAEKVRDVVGLYLNPPEHAIVLSVDEKTSIQALDRTQKGLPIHPGRCGTMTHDYKRNGTTTLLAALNVAEGIVIDKCMARHRHQEWIKFLEEIDARTPPELDLHLIADNYATHKHPKVLRWLKRHKRFHLHFIPTSSSWLNLVELFFADLTSERLRRGTFSGVPELIQAIEGYVEHHNDTTEGFQWKATADDILEKVARAKATLDKIKTE, encoded by the coding sequence ATGCGGGTAGCGGTTGCGATCGAGTTGACGGACGAAGAGCGAACGAAGCTCAGCAAGTACAGCCGAGGCCACTCGACGCCCGTGCGGCTGATGAAGCGGGCTCGGATCGTGCTGCTGGCGGCCGACGGGAAGACCAACGCCCAGATCGCCGTGGAAGTCGGCATGGCCCGCGGCCCGGTCGGGACGTGGCGGAAGCGGTTCGCCCAGAAGCGTCTGGCGGGGATCGAGCAGGACGCCCCGCGGCCGGGCAACCCGAGCGCTAACCGGGCCGAGCTGACCGAGCGGATTCTGGAAGCGACCACGCAGACCGAGCCAGAGCACGCCACGCAGTGGAGCACCCGCACGCTGGCCAAGGAACTGGGGGTGAGCGACACGCGGGTTGCCCGCGTGTGGCGGGCGCACGGCCTGCAGCCGCACCGGGTGAAGACCTTTAAGGTCTCCAGCGACCCGCACTTCGCCGAGAAGGTCCGCGACGTGGTGGGTCTGTACCTCAACCCGCCCGAACACGCGATCGTGCTGAGTGTCGACGAGAAGACATCGATCCAGGCGCTCGACCGGACGCAGAAGGGGCTGCCGATCCACCCGGGCCGCTGCGGGACGATGACGCACGACTACAAGCGGAACGGGACGACCACGCTGCTCGCGGCGCTCAACGTGGCGGAGGGGATCGTCATCGACAAGTGTATGGCGCGTCATCGGCATCAGGAGTGGATCAAGTTCCTGGAGGAGATCGACGCCCGCACGCCGCCCGAGCTGGACCTGCACCTGATCGCCGACAACTACGCGACGCATAAACATCCCAAAGTGTTGCGGTGGCTGAAGCGGCACAAGCGATTCCACCTGCACTTCATCCCCACCTCCAGCAGCTGGCTCAATCTGGTGGAACTGTTCTTCGCGGACCTCACCAGCGAGCGGCTCCGACGCGGCACGTTCTCGGGGGTCCCCGAACTGATCCAAGCGATCGAGGGCTACGTCGAGCACCACAACGACACCACGGAAGGCTTCCAGTGGAAGGCCACCGCCGACGACATCCTCGAAAAAGTCGCCCGCGCCAAAGCCACCCTCGATAAGATCAAGACTGAGTGA
- a CDS encoding ParA family protein, translating to MSSKHQPASGQPFVIGFCNGKGGPGKTTLALNSTVELFDQGRHVALIDGEEGGINAGALNRFEPRIETRRARTAFEIDDAIQELGQSHDIILFDAPGQTSGEEVATICSVADLVVVPIKLSLKDVRGSNSVLRMVRRLQQRQNGKPESVIVFNEVRPLGEGRQSRSAANYRRQLIDAGYQVARSEIRYYEWHRLCEFVTRNPMANLQRSSDKCAMDFGAFVYEVILQRLPTTERVANG from the coding sequence GTGAGTAGCAAGCATCAGCCCGCAAGCGGGCAACCATTCGTCATCGGATTCTGTAACGGCAAGGGCGGTCCCGGAAAGACAACCCTTGCCCTCAACTCCACCGTCGAGCTCTTTGATCAGGGCCGTCACGTCGCACTCATCGACGGCGAAGAGGGGGGCATCAACGCCGGAGCGCTCAACCGCTTCGAGCCACGGATCGAGACCCGCAGAGCAAGGACCGCGTTTGAGATCGACGACGCTATTCAGGAACTTGGCCAAAGCCACGACATCATTCTCTTTGACGCCCCCGGACAGACCTCGGGCGAGGAGGTGGCCACCATCTGCTCGGTCGCTGACCTCGTGGTCGTTCCCATCAAGCTCTCGCTCAAGGACGTTCGCGGGAGCAACTCGGTGCTCCGCATGGTGCGCCGTCTGCAACAACGCCAGAACGGCAAGCCCGAATCGGTGATCGTCTTCAACGAGGTCCGACCGCTGGGAGAGGGGAGGCAGAGCCGCAGCGCCGCCAACTACCGGCGTCAGTTGATCGACGCCGGGTACCAAGTCGCACGGTCCGAGATCCGCTACTACGAATGGCACCGGCTCTGTGAGTTCGTGACCCGCAACCCGATGGCCAATCTGCAGAGGAGCAGCGACAAGTGCGCGATGGACTTCGGGGCGTTTGTCTATGAGGTGATCCTGCAACGGCTGCCGACTACCGAGAGGGTCGCCAATGGTTGA
- a CDS encoding replication initiator protein A has translation MNLAEFPLSTIGERPPAGVDRLVFEDEATDPDTGERCLRRVTVLGQAPFGLPTSVDDEVLMGCLRATKEAGFESRRVDFEPASFLRAMRWKTDGPAYARLRRALDRYSTISVVSEGAYWNKGKRKPVRDVVGILDRWQSSGRDPETGLPEKAFFVWGDFMWESFEAGNLRSLDYEFLLGLENAVSRRAYRFLGKRFYRTKSVRLGLKHFAVNKIGISEKNHNGQIKATLKKAHSELERKGFCRAEYVGRGQQAEVVYHALDTAKPQTRDPLVGELRRRGVSGAEQLVSADSRERVRQAIANYDHRRESGERVGPGWLHGNITSEEPYKFRDDYTPPEVEEQKLRASRAADKRKVNREDRMRASEERRRQEEKAEFSAFVRSLNEEVYEQFRAEAIAESAAYGKSLRKADPATTPHYATYLEAALFEHWRRQVPSFENRIRQYSQTGDRGDLL, from the coding sequence ATGAACCTAGCCGAGTTCCCGCTCAGTACGATCGGCGAACGACCTCCGGCAGGCGTCGATCGCTTGGTGTTCGAGGACGAAGCGACCGACCCCGACACGGGCGAGCGGTGTTTGCGACGCGTCACAGTGCTCGGCCAGGCGCCGTTTGGGCTCCCCACCTCGGTTGACGACGAGGTGCTTATGGGGTGCCTGCGAGCGACCAAGGAGGCGGGCTTTGAGAGCCGCCGCGTTGATTTTGAGCCCGCCTCGTTCCTGCGGGCCATGCGGTGGAAGACCGACGGACCCGCCTACGCCAGGCTCCGCCGAGCGCTCGACCGCTACTCGACCATCTCGGTCGTTTCCGAGGGCGCCTACTGGAACAAGGGCAAGCGCAAGCCGGTGAGGGATGTCGTCGGGATCCTCGACCGCTGGCAGTCAAGCGGGCGCGACCCTGAAACGGGCCTCCCCGAAAAAGCGTTCTTTGTCTGGGGCGACTTCATGTGGGAGAGTTTTGAGGCCGGGAACCTCCGGAGTCTTGACTACGAGTTCTTGCTAGGCCTTGAGAACGCGGTCTCCAGGCGAGCCTACCGGTTTCTCGGCAAGCGGTTCTACCGCACTAAGAGCGTCCGCCTGGGGCTCAAGCACTTCGCGGTCAACAAGATCGGGATAAGCGAGAAGAACCATAACGGTCAGATCAAGGCGACGCTCAAGAAGGCACATAGCGAGTTGGAGCGCAAGGGGTTCTGCCGCGCCGAGTACGTCGGCCGCGGTCAGCAGGCCGAGGTGGTCTACCACGCTCTTGATACCGCAAAGCCGCAAACCCGTGACCCACTCGTTGGCGAACTGCGTCGCCGAGGCGTGAGCGGCGCCGAGCAGCTGGTTTCCGCCGACAGCCGGGAGCGAGTTCGGCAAGCAATCGCCAATTACGACCACCGCCGGGAATCTGGCGAGCGGGTCGGGCCGGGCTGGCTCCACGGTAACATCACCTCAGAAGAGCCATACAAGTTCCGTGACGATTACACGCCTCCCGAAGTCGAAGAACAAAAACTCCGTGCCTCACGTGCCGCAGACAAACGCAAGGTCAACCGAGAAGACCGTATGAGGGCGAGCGAGGAACGTCGCCGTCAGGAGGAGAAGGCGGAGTTCAGCGCATTCGTGCGGTCGCTCAACGAGGAGGTGTACGAACAGTTCCGCGCCGAGGCAATCGCCGAGAGCGCTGCGTACGGCAAGTCGCTTAGAAAAGCCGACCCGGCTACGACACCGCATTACGCGACGTATCTCGAAGCGGCGCTCTTCGAGCACTGGCGCCGACAGGTTCCTAGCTTTGAGAATCGTATCAGGCAGTATTCGCAAACTGGCGATAGAGGCGATTTACTTTGA
- a CDS encoding LamG domain-containing protein: MTIRSSRLPAVPLILHLAVSFAFAGAIRFDQATDAVGTWGAQVNPRATVLGNSATLEAWVAFSNVNSAFGEFYSEWALAFEDKHLRLGPSRIEGFLLGASAAGDLVATPSMGLNRWYHVAYVYTGSEESIYVNGTRLASRAASGNIMDYPRPGENPQFNEGYAGLGAYRRPSLSPSFEGVVESIRVSSSARYTGDSFVVPHFGDFENDATTVSLMNFEEAPGSEFVTAVGPGGFTGRLGTIIPGPNGTQPTLLSSYDALLPGDFNEDGAVDAADYTVWRDALGTPAVGQADADADGDVDGRDYAIWRSFYASQPGAESLHGFAAPEPGGVSLFALAIGFAACSSVRRVHN; encoded by the coding sequence ATGACCATCCGATCATCAAGACTCCCCGCCGTCCCTCTCATCCTCCACCTCGCAGTCAGCTTTGCCTTCGCCGGAGCGATAAGGTTCGACCAGGCAACGGACGCTGTAGGCACGTGGGGAGCCCAAGTCAATCCCCGGGCGACTGTTCTCGGGAACAGCGCGACACTTGAGGCATGGGTCGCATTTAGTAACGTCAACTCGGCGTTCGGCGAGTTCTACAGCGAATGGGCACTCGCCTTCGAAGACAAACACCTCCGACTCGGGCCCTCGCGAATCGAGGGTTTCCTGTTGGGGGCATCCGCCGCTGGCGACCTTGTCGCGACGCCGTCGATGGGTTTGAACCGGTGGTATCACGTGGCCTACGTCTACACCGGCTCCGAGGAGTCGATCTATGTGAACGGTACACGGCTCGCTAGCCGCGCAGCATCCGGCAACATCATGGATTATCCGCGACCGGGAGAGAACCCGCAGTTTAACGAGGGCTATGCTGGACTGGGCGCGTATCGCCGTCCAAGTCTCTCGCCGAGCTTCGAGGGTGTGGTCGAGTCGATCCGAGTATCCTCATCCGCCCGCTACACGGGAGATTCGTTCGTTGTCCCACACTTCGGCGACTTTGAGAACGATGCGACGACGGTCTCCCTGATGAACTTCGAAGAAGCACCAGGAAGCGAATTTGTAACGGCAGTTGGTCCGGGTGGCTTTACTGGTCGATTGGGAACAATCATCCCGGGACCCAACGGGACTCAGCCTACGCTGCTGTCGTCATATGATGCGCTCCTGCCGGGCGACTTCAACGAAGACGGGGCCGTGGACGCAGCAGACTATACCGTTTGGCGAGATGCGCTGGGTACACCTGCGGTGGGACAAGCCGACGCCGACGCAGATGGCGATGTCGATGGCCGTGACTACGCAATCTGGAGGAGTTTCTATGCATCCCAGCCGGGAGCCGAATCGCTACACGGATTTGCCGCGCCCGAGCCGGGCGGTGTCAGTCTCTTCGCCCTCGCAATAGGCTTTGCCGCGTGTTCATCTGTCCGAAGAGTGCACAACTGA
- the ssb gene encoding single-stranded DNA-binding protein → MASYNRVVLLGNLTADPELRYTAGKKAVVDVGVAINERYKRDGEYVEEVSFLDVTFFGRTAEVASEFLSKGAPALIEGRLKQERWEKDGQRRSRVKVIADRLTLIGPRQADDNEEAVAAGAAEF, encoded by the coding sequence ATGGCGAGCTACAACCGCGTTGTCCTCCTCGGCAATCTGACCGCCGACCCGGAGCTGCGCTACACGGCTGGCAAGAAAGCGGTCGTCGATGTCGGCGTCGCGATCAACGAACGGTACAAGCGAGACGGCGAGTACGTCGAGGAGGTGAGCTTTCTCGACGTGACCTTCTTCGGCCGCACGGCAGAAGTCGCTAGCGAGTTCCTCTCAAAGGGCGCCCCGGCGCTCATCGAGGGGCGGCTCAAGCAGGAGCGGTGGGAGAAAGATGGCCAGCGACGCTCACGCGTCAAGGTCATTGCGGACCGGCTCACGCTGATCGGCCCCCGCCAAGCTGATGACAATGAAGAAGCGGTCGCCGCCGGCGCCGCTGAGTTCTGA
- a CDS encoding 3'-5' exonuclease, which translates to MDQADRLVFIDIETAGFKPTAPLIELAAIAVTSGSFQELETLEMKIAFEMKDACPRSLGVTKFSPSLWERYALPPEDAAAKLAVFLRRHAIEEVLRKKPRVSHSLARLAAYNAAYDGPRVDNWATRLGVYLPIRKRSLCVMQRTLWFFEENQGLTPPRDYKLATIAEHLGLTAMPTHSALDVVRATVELARVLAEHNRITTTRAA; encoded by the coding sequence ATGGACCAAGCAGACCGACTCGTCTTCATCGACATCGAAACCGCAGGCTTTAAGCCCACGGCGCCGCTCATCGAGTTAGCTGCGATCGCCGTCACATCCGGCTCGTTCCAAGAGCTTGAGACCCTTGAGATGAAGATCGCGTTCGAGATGAAAGACGCCTGCCCCCGCTCGCTCGGGGTCACGAAGTTTAGCCCCTCCCTTTGGGAGCGGTACGCCCTGCCACCAGAAGACGCCGCCGCAAAACTCGCCGTGTTCCTGCGCCGCCATGCAATCGAAGAGGTGCTGAGAAAGAAACCTAGGGTGTCGCACTCACTGGCCCGGCTCGCCGCCTACAACGCCGCCTACGACGGGCCACGGGTCGATAACTGGGCGACGCGGCTGGGAGTCTACTTGCCAATACGAAAGAGATCGCTTTGCGTCATGCAGCGAACGCTCTGGTTCTTTGAGGAGAACCAGGGGCTCACTCCGCCGCGCGACTACAAACTCGCAACCATCGCCGAGCACCTGGGACTTACGGCAATGCCTACGCATTCGGCGCTTGATGTCGTGCGCGCCACGGTCGAGCTTGCCCGGGTCTTAGCAGAGCACAACCGGATAACCACCACCCGAGCGGCATGA
- the mobF gene encoding MobF family relaxase — MLSIKPLTSDGDILTYYAHLGEAESHDYYSEDGARPGVWRGEGAGSLGLAGDVTPEAFRNLLEGKSPDGARSLVQNQRGARGRRAGFDLTFSLPKSFSVLWSQASEADRFRLDTVAERALLRTLRVVEELCGKTRRGKGSHAIEDARLVFAVFQHDTARGVPGEAPDANRHYHCVTPNVAVREDGTSGAIDARHLFSRRMKNALGGLFRAEVSMLLQDQLGVATHRPNREGRDEPVSWWEVTGVPEGLVRAMSKRRAEVETWLRRHGLSGAKAAEKAALVTRADKKRFTRQELDTAWAEQGRAWGFGRQQAANLFGNNRSLTPEEKLSKASEVSDRALTGLLDHAARFTRNELLEQAAIESQGAGVGIDDVTRAVEAQLTGNREIVRLQDKERVPSYTTREMLRLERQALDAAARLSRRHGHAISSALVHQVTAGFPTLKHEQQRAVERIATGGDAICVTGFAGTGKTFMLGVAKRVLEASGYRLLGTSLAAKSAKVLEANSGIESTHLDRLFVELDRGLRQLDYKTVVIVDEAGTVGTRHMASLLSRVEAAGAKVVLVGDERQTQAVAAGAPFRKITETLGTTEMTQVVRQQDAWARQVVLDLRAGDAAAALTALDRRGRLFLALEREDAIERLCERWERLALRAPGGVSDVLVMSSTVLDTRELNRRVQDVMRRRGQLGDYAIEVDGLRLHLGDRVMLTRNNRLLGVENGTLGEVTGVHAKRIWVRLDSGFEVEIDTEIFSHVTLAYAQTVHKAQGTTCEHAFYFVGAAATDRELSYVAGSRARQSTSLFTYEAAALGLDELAAMMSRSRQNEMAIEHTLEAV; from the coding sequence GTGCTCTCGATCAAACCCCTCACTTCTGACGGCGACATCCTTACCTACTACGCCCACCTCGGCGAGGCCGAGAGCCACGACTACTACAGCGAGGACGGGGCACGGCCCGGAGTCTGGCGGGGCGAGGGCGCCGGGTCGCTCGGCCTTGCAGGCGATGTGACCCCCGAGGCGTTCCGGAACCTTCTTGAAGGCAAGAGCCCTGACGGCGCCCGCTCGCTCGTGCAGAACCAGCGCGGCGCCCGGGGGCGGCGGGCCGGGTTTGACCTCACGTTCTCGCTCCCCAAGAGTTTTAGCGTGCTATGGAGCCAGGCGTCCGAGGCCGACCGCTTCCGGCTCGACACGGTTGCAGAGCGAGCCTTGCTCCGCACCCTGCGTGTGGTCGAAGAGCTTTGTGGCAAGACGCGGCGTGGCAAGGGGTCGCACGCCATTGAGGACGCGCGGCTCGTCTTCGCTGTTTTTCAGCACGACACGGCCCGCGGTGTGCCGGGCGAGGCGCCCGACGCTAATCGCCACTACCACTGCGTGACCCCCAACGTGGCGGTCCGCGAGGACGGGACGAGCGGGGCGATTGACGCCCGGCATCTCTTCTCTCGCCGGATGAAGAACGCGCTCGGCGGCCTCTTTCGGGCTGAGGTCTCGATGCTTCTGCAAGACCAACTCGGCGTCGCGACACACCGCCCGAATCGTGAGGGACGGGACGAACCGGTGAGCTGGTGGGAGGTCACGGGCGTTCCCGAAGGGCTTGTCCGTGCGATGAGCAAACGCCGGGCCGAAGTCGAGACTTGGCTCCGACGCCACGGCCTGTCCGGCGCGAAAGCTGCCGAGAAGGCGGCTCTCGTGACCCGCGCCGACAAGAAGCGATTCACGAGGCAAGAACTCGACACGGCGTGGGCCGAGCAGGGCAGGGCGTGGGGTTTTGGGAGACAGCAAGCGGCGAACCTCTTCGGTAACAACCGAAGCCTTACGCCCGAAGAAAAATTGTCGAAGGCAAGCGAAGTCAGCGACCGCGCGCTAACAGGCCTCCTCGACCACGCCGCCCGCTTTACCCGAAACGAACTGCTCGAACAAGCAGCCATCGAGTCGCAAGGAGCAGGCGTCGGGATCGACGACGTGACCCGAGCCGTAGAGGCCCAGCTCACCGGCAACCGCGAAATCGTAAGACTTCAAGACAAAGAACGTGTGCCGAGCTACACGACCCGCGAGATGCTCCGGCTAGAGCGGCAAGCCCTAGACGCCGCAGCCCGGTTGTCACGCCGTCACGGACACGCCATTTCATCAGCACTAGTTCATCAGGTCACAGCAGGTTTCCCGACTCTCAAACACGAACAGCAACGGGCAGTCGAGCGGATCGCCACCGGCGGGGACGCAATCTGTGTCACCGGGTTCGCCGGGACAGGAAAGACTTTTATGCTGGGCGTCGCAAAACGTGTCCTCGAAGCATCCGGCTACCGGCTGCTCGGAACGTCGCTTGCCGCCAAGTCCGCTAAGGTGCTCGAAGCGAATTCCGGGATCGAGTCCACACACCTCGACCGCTTGTTCGTTGAACTAGACCGGGGGCTAAGACAGCTCGACTACAAAACCGTTGTCATCGTCGATGAAGCGGGCACGGTCGGCACCCGGCACATGGCGTCGCTTCTTAGCCGCGTCGAGGCGGCCGGAGCCAAGGTGGTTCTCGTCGGCGATGAGCGCCAGACGCAGGCCGTCGCGGCGGGCGCCCCGTTCCGAAAAATCACCGAGACGCTCGGGACAACCGAGATGACCCAGGTCGTAAGGCAACAAGACGCCTGGGCCCGCCAAGTCGTGCTCGACCTGCGAGCGGGGGACGCCGCAGCGGCCCTTACCGCCCTGGACCGCCGCGGGCGTCTCTTTCTCGCCCTAGAACGCGAAGACGCCATCGAGCGGCTGTGTGAGCGGTGGGAGCGGCTCGCGTTGCGGGCGCCAGGAGGCGTTTCTGATGTGCTCGTCATGTCGTCCACCGTGCTCGACACCCGCGAACTCAACCGCCGTGTCCAGGATGTGATGCGCCGCCGCGGCCAGCTTGGCGACTACGCCATTGAGGTCGACGGCCTGCGGCTCCATCTTGGCGACCGGGTGATGTTGACGCGGAACAACCGCCTACTTGGCGTGGAGAACGGAACACTCGGTGAAGTCACTGGGGTTCACGCCAAGCGGATTTGGGTGCGGCTCGACTCGGGATTCGAGGTCGAGATCGACACGGAGATCTTCTCCCACGTCACGCTCGCCTACGCCCAGACAGTCCACAAGGCTCAAGGAACAACCTGCGAGCACGCGTTCTATTTTGTTGGGGCGGCGGCGACCGACCGCGAACTGAGCTACGTCGCAGGAAGCCGCGCCCGGCAGTCGACCAGCCTTTTCACCTACGAAGCGGCAGCGCTCGGACTCGATGAGCTGGCCGCCATGATGAGCCGCAGCCGACAGAACGAGATGGCGATCGAACACACGTTGGAGGCCGTCTGA
- a CDS encoding type IV secretory system conjugative DNA transfer family protein yields the protein MEWWRILVVLVLLLAAATHKQVFRAMRARRYERGRRLKTSPGAPRARLADGLLWGNAVLPESAATQHFLAAGATGSGKSLVQRRLMKNVLNRIGAETDSRVLIYDTKGDTAAYLARIGYAGPVYTLNPFDSRTQRPQAVAWDVAADITSPTDALNLACSLIESEEGTGRYFSNSARLVVRAVILSLIKHSPGEWNFADLVLATTSRERLESVLSRDSFGSDALTGFLPDNNTGHCVASTVYSNMVFYEAVAAQWQRAAARLSLKRWLTDSSVLILGDNEAASASLEVMNRTLFRFLAEQIDVQSNSAKRRTWVWVDELRLAKGLLSSGKVTMLADKGRSRGVCLVLAFQDIEGFQEAAGAKLAGEIIAQCANKALLRCQSKDSADWASGLLGQYECLEVFRSDSSRIGSGEGRSEQRVLKEAVLPCEFYDLPVTSRENGLTGYYITAERGAHKTWVAPGELESVVVPEDLEGAEAVKVRPSEQQWIVAWTPDDLARLGLAPPGEEGAVRTRQRLRLRRLDVDREAHGLAGDLAGNSLPRIVA from the coding sequence ATGGAATGGTGGCGGATACTGGTTGTCCTCGTGCTGCTGCTCGCAGCCGCTACGCACAAGCAGGTCTTTCGAGCCATGCGGGCACGGCGCTACGAGCGAGGGCGTCGTCTCAAGACCTCGCCCGGCGCCCCGCGGGCGCGTCTGGCGGATGGGCTCCTGTGGGGAAACGCCGTGCTCCCTGAGTCGGCCGCCACGCAGCACTTCCTCGCAGCGGGCGCCACCGGCTCCGGAAAATCGCTGGTACAGCGCCGCCTGATGAAAAACGTGCTCAACCGAATCGGCGCCGAAACCGACTCCCGTGTGCTCATCTACGACACCAAAGGAGACACCGCCGCCTATTTGGCCCGCATCGGCTACGCAGGACCCGTCTATACGCTCAACCCGTTCGACAGCCGCACGCAGCGGCCGCAAGCGGTCGCCTGGGATGTCGCGGCCGACATCACCAGTCCGACCGACGCGCTCAATCTTGCTTGCTCGCTCATTGAAAGCGAAGAAGGCACGGGCCGTTACTTCTCGAATTCAGCGAGGCTCGTGGTCCGGGCCGTCATCTTAAGCCTCATCAAGCACTCCCCGGGCGAATGGAATTTCGCGGACCTCGTCCTTGCGACAACGAGCCGCGAGCGGCTCGAATCGGTCTTGAGTCGCGACAGCTTCGGGAGTGACGCACTTACCGGTTTCTTGCCAGACAACAACACTGGTCACTGCGTCGCCTCGACGGTCTACTCGAACATGGTCTTCTACGAGGCGGTCGCGGCCCAGTGGCAGCGGGCAGCCGCCCGCCTGTCCCTTAAGCGGTGGCTCACCGACAGCTCGGTCCTCATCCTCGGGGACAACGAGGCAGCATCGGCGTCACTTGAAGTCATGAACCGTACCCTTTTCCGATTCCTGGCCGAACAGATCGACGTGCAGAGCAATTCGGCTAAACGGCGCACCTGGGTCTGGGTCGATGAGCTGCGGCTCGCCAAGGGGCTTCTTTCCAGTGGCAAGGTGACGATGCTTGCCGACAAGGGCCGGTCGCGCGGCGTTTGCCTTGTCCTCGCATTCCAGGACATTGAGGGGTTTCAGGAGGCGGCAGGCGCCAAACTCGCTGGTGAGATCATCGCCCAGTGCGCGAACAAGGCGCTCTTGCGGTGCCAGTCCAAGGACTCTGCCGACTGGGCCTCAGGGCTTCTCGGGCAGTACGAGTGCCTCGAAGTTTTTCGGTCTGACAGCTCGCGAATCGGAAGCGGGGAGGGGAGGAGCGAGCAGCGGGTTCTAAAGGAAGCGGTCCTGCCGTGCGAGTTCTACGACCTGCCTGTCACGAGCCGCGAGAACGGCCTCACTGGCTACTACATCACCGCCGAACGCGGCGCCCACAAGACCTGGGTCGCGCCTGGCGAGCTTGAGTCGGTGGTCGTTCCCGAGGATTTGGAGGGGGCCGAGGCGGTTAAGGTCCGCCCGTCCGAACAGCAATGGATCGTCGCCTGGACGCCGGACGACCTAGCCCGGCTGGGCCTGGCGCCGCCCGGCGAGGAGGGCGCGGTCCGAACCAGACAGCGGCTCCGCTTGCGGCGTTTGGATGTGGATAGGGAGGCGCACGGCCTAGCTGGAGATCTTGCGGGAAATTCGCTTCCCAGGATCGTTGCCTGA
- a CDS encoding putative toxin-antitoxin system toxin component, PIN family → MAERVVFDCNVYLQALISARGPAAACFDAAQSGRLSLFYSDFVLEELRGVALRPKLVERFRITPEAVELFVELIQKAGAHIENVPEVFRYDRDPKDAHYVDLAITASASLVVSRDRDLLALNAGDTPERRVLDGLVADFLVVTPEGLLERLSQAD, encoded by the coding sequence GTGGCGGAACGCGTCGTCTTCGACTGCAACGTCTACCTGCAAGCCCTGATCTCCGCCCGCGGCCCCGCCGCCGCCTGCTTCGACGCCGCCCAGAGCGGCCGACTCTCGCTCTTCTACTCCGATTTCGTCCTAGAGGAACTGCGCGGTGTCGCGCTGCGTCCCAAGCTCGTCGAACGGTTCCGGATAACACCCGAAGCGGTTGAGCTGTTTGTCGAGCTGATCCAGAAGGCGGGCGCTCACATCGAGAACGTCCCGGAGGTCTTCCGGTACGACCGCGACCCCAAAGACGCCCACTACGTCGACTTGGCCATCACGGCGTCGGCCAGTCTGGTCGTCAGCCGGGACCGGGACCTGCTCGCGCTAAACGCCGGGGACACGCCCGAGCGCCGCGTGCTCGACGGGCTTGTCGCGGATTTTCTGGTGGTGACCCCCGAAGGACTTCTCGAACGGCTCTCTCAGGCCGATTGA